In Anomaloglossus baeobatrachus isolate aAnoBae1 chromosome 3, aAnoBae1.hap1, whole genome shotgun sequence, one genomic interval encodes:
- the LOC142297442 gene encoding olfactory receptor 2A7-like → MDMKNQTLITELVLLGFTEDMKINFLLFFIFFVVYILAVFGNVLIISMIVINLNLHIPMYFFLANLSFIDVCNISCAAPKLLTDLISTQRTISVTACGAQILLLLWIGANECLLLAVMAFDRYVAICHPLHYAMVLRWSICRGLAVFVCVFSFLYVFLPSLTMPPVTLCNSNEVNHFMCEALPVMRLACGDVHNSEIVSFFFSFISLFIPFIIILVSYICILISVLKISSAGRSKAFSTCTSHVTVVALYFGTGMVTYLGPSTEASSDQEKYVSIVYVILSPMLNPFIYSLNNREVKETIIITFKKHYREDKTVGQIMNNRTKNGSYFLSILNIRHHGHKELETTMNNQTIDDLIPLGFTD, encoded by the exons ATGGATATGAAGAATCAGACTCTGATCACTGAATTGGTTCTTCTCGGTTTTACCGAGGATATGAAAATaaactttttgttgttttttattttcttcGTTGTCTATATTTTGGCAGTTTTTGGAAATGTTCTAATCATTTCTATGATCGTCATCAATCTTAACTTACACATTCCGATGTATTTCTTCCTTGCCAATCTGTCCTTCATAGATGTGTGCAACATTTCCTGTGCTGCCCCCAAGTTACTGACGGACCTCATCTCTACACAGAGAACCATATCTGTCACTGCCTGTGGAGCCCAAATCCTACTTCTGCTATGGATAGGGGCTAACGAATGTTTGCTTCTAGCTGTTATGGCATTTGACCGATATGTGGCCATTTGCCATCCCCTCCATTACGCCATGGTCCTGAGGTGGAGTATTTGCCGTGGTCTAGCTGTTTTTGTATGCGTATTTAGTTTTTTATATGTCTTTCTTCCATCATTAACAATGCCGCCGGTAACATTGTGTAACAGTAATGAGGTCAACCATTTTATGTGTGAGGCTCTGCCAGTGATGAGGCTGGCATGTGGAGATGTCCATAATAGTGAGATTGTCTCGTTCTTCTTCAGTTTTATCTCACTTTTCATCCCCTTTATTATTATTCTGGTGTCCTATATCTGTATCCTAATCTCAGTACTGAAGATCAGCTCGGCAGGACGGTCTAAGGCTTTTTCGACATGCACCTCCCATGTCACGGTGGTGGCTTTGTACTTTGGCACTGGAATGGTCACATACTTAGGACCTTCAACAGAAGCTTCTTCAGACCAGGAAAAATACGTCTCAATAGTTTACGTGATTTTATCTCCAATGTTAAATCCTTTCATTTACAGCctgaacaacagagaagtgaaggaAACCATCATAATTACTTTTAAGAAGCATTACAGAG AAGATAAAACAGTTGGGCAAATAATGAACAATAGAACTAAAAATGGCTCTTACTTTTTGTCAATTTTGAACATTCGACACCATGGACATAAAGAATTAGAGACTACTATGAATAATCAGACTATCGATGACTTGATTCCTCTCGGTTTTACCGATTAA
- the LOC142297443 gene encoding olfactory receptor 5V1-like: MDIKNQTLITELVLLGFTDDLKINFLLFFIFFVVYIMAVFGNVLIISMILTNLHLHIPMYFFLANLSFIDVCNISCAAPKLLSDLISTQRTISVTACMTQTLLLLWIGANECLLLAVMAFDRYVAICHPLHYAMVMRWSICRGLATFVCGFSFVYVFLPSLTMPPVTLCNNNEVNHFMCEALPVMRLACGDVRNNEIVTFFFSFISLFIPFIIILVSYICILISVLKISSAGRSKAFSTCTSHITVVALYFGTGMVTYLGPSTEASSDQEKYVSIVYVILSPMLNPFIYSLNNRDVKETIVKMLLNYF, encoded by the coding sequence ATGGATATAAAGAATCAGACTCTGATCACTGAATTGGTTCTTCTCGGTTTTACCGATGATCTGAAAATaaactttttgttgttttttattttctttgttgtCTATATTATGGCAGTTTTTGGAAATGTTCTAATCATTTCTATGATCCTCACGAATCTTCACTTACACATCCCGATGTATTTCTTCCTTGCCAATTTGTCCTTCATAGATGTGTGCAACATTTCCTGTGCTGCCCCCAAGTTACTGTCGGACCTCATCTCTACACAGAGAACCATATCTGTCACTGCCTGTATGACACAAACCCTTCTTCTGCTATGGATAGGGGCTAACGAATGTTTGCTTCTAGCCGTTATGGCATTTGACCGATATGTGGCCATTTGCCATCCCCTTCATTATGCCATGGTCATGAGGTGGAGTATTTGCCGTGGTCTTGCAACATTTGTATGCGGATTCAGTTTCGTCTATGTCTTTCTTCCATCATTAACAATGCCGCCGGTAACATTGTGTAACAATAACGAGGTCAACCATTTTATGTGTGAGGCTCTGCCAGTGATGAGGCTGGCATGTGGAGATGTCCGTAATAATGAGATTGTCACATTTTTCTTCAGTTTTATCTCACTTTTCATCCCCTTTATTATTATTCTGGTGTCCTATATCTGTATCCTAATCTCAGTACTGAAGATCAGCTCTGCCGGACGGTCTAAGGCTTTTTCGACATGCACCTCCCACATCACGGTGGTGGCTTTGTACTTTGGCACTGGAATGGTCACATACTTAGGACCTTCAACAGAAGCTTCTTCAGACCAGGAAAAATATGTCTCAATAGTTTACGTGATTTTATCTCCAATGTTAAATCCTTTCATTTACAGCCTGAACAACAGAGACGTGAAGGAAACCAtcgtaaagatgctgttaaattacTTTTAA